DNA from Thermococcus alcaliphilus:
ATCCTGAACGTTTTTAATTTTCTCCGCAACGGGCTTTAACTCTGGCCCCACATGTTCCTTGGGGAACACTATCTCCTCTCCGGGGAACGACTGGGCATAAAGCTTCCTTAAAAATTCCTCGTGCTTTTCCTCCTCCCCAGCGAGAAATTCCAGCTTCTTCCTTAGAGTCTCTATATCAACATTTGCGGCCATGCTTTTGTAAAACTCCCTTGCTCCTATTTCTGCTTTTATAGCCATTCCCAAAAGCTCCTTCAGAGAGAACTCATTCACCTTTTCAAGGGGAATCCCCATGTCAATCTCCACCATTTCTTCCACCTCATTTCAAAAACAAGACATTTATTAATAGGGCTTTTCCATACTAAAATCTTTCCATCAAATAAAGGTTCTAGTGACAAACCCTCTAACTCGAATATAAAAGTCTCATGGTAGAATTGCCAAGCCTTTCAGCTGCCACGTAATGAAGCCTCACTAGGGTGTAAATCCACAAGCTTATGGAAAAGAAGTACACTGCAGGAGCTATTTCTGGAGCAAAGATGTTGAGCCAGATAAACACTACAAAAGCCCAAGACGATATTCCTGCAAGCCTCTTGTACTCTTCAGGGGTTCTAACATAGCCCGATATGGCATTGATGAGAAGAAGAATGGCCACTGAAGAGGCCAGCTCAACGGTATAAAAGCTCTCCCTTACAAAGATGGCACTCCCGGCTACAATACTAACTTGCAAGAACATTGTCCAAGTAGCCCTAACAAGTCCACTTTCCGAGAGGGAATAGGCTATTAAAACAGGCCCCAAAAGTATTGCAATAGTTATAATGCCCCTATGAACGTCAAACATTGTCGCGATAAAGCCGAGTGAAGTTAGTATTCCTCCAAAGAGGATGTACCAAGAAAGCCTCCTATGTCCTAAAAAGAAGTTCTCAATCTTCCTTGAAAGGTTCCAGGTAAGGAAAATTCCCACAAGGGTCAGCACTCCACAGAGACTCATGAGAGTTTGATAAACACTTATCATGCTTCCATCGTCCAAGTTTTTACTCAGATAATTGGGAAGAAAACTAAATAAACCTTCCGGTAAACTTTTGTAGATTTTAAAAAACATGCTAAGTTTGTTCCCAAGAAAAACTCCTTTTCTTTATGTTCTTCAAAATTTCCACACCCTCAAACATCTGGAGGGCTCCAAATAACATCCCGCTGAAAAACGAGAATTCACTAACAAGATGGTATCCCATCAGATGGGAGAAGAAGCTAATGAAGAAGAAAAGGGAAGAAGTTGCCAGAGCATCGGTGTGAAGCCAAGGAAGGAGGTTGTTAAGTCTTATTCCTAAGAGAGCAGAGAGTGCAAATAGAAGTGTCATCAATGGGAAAAGCAGTTCAACGGCCGCAAAAACAACATAAATCCCAACAGCAGCTGAAAGACCAACATACAGCCATGTCCATGCTCCAAGTCTACCAAAAGAAAACGCAAGCACAACAAAAAGAAAACTAATAGCCCCTATGAATCCGATAACGTTTCCAAACTCTGGAAAAGTGAGTTCGAGGAGAAAACCCAGTGCAAACATTGCAGAGGATAGATACATTATACTCCCCTGTGTTCCTTTTACTTTCCATGCCAGCGCCGCACCAAGAATTGAAGCACTGAGAACCAGGTAGGAGAGAGCTATCCCTATCATTCAAAGCCACCTCCTGAGGTAATCGTATATTCCCATGGCGGAGTACACCCAGAGAATTACAGCGGATGAGTAAAGGAGAACTATGAGGAAAGACGTTCCTCCCAAAGAACCCTTGTTAATGAAGTACCTCAACCAGCTGTAGGCCACAAAAAGCCAAGAGGAAAGCAAGAGGGAGTACCTCAAAAAGGGGGAAAGAATCCTAAGCATTAAAAGGGAATGAACCAGAACAAGAAGGGCTAAAAGAACGCCTATGTAAATAATCTGTGCTGTGGTATCCGAAAAGCGAGAAGCGAGAGAGAGCGATGAAAGGATCAGAAGAAACTGGACAACGAACCTCTTCGTTGGAACAAGGACTCCCAGCGTGCTAAATGAATAGATCATTATCCCCGGTCCTGCAAGAAGAAGAATGGTGATAATGTTCCTCTCAACTGCACTCGTTGGTCTCATAATGCATAAGAAGCCGATTGAAATTAGAATTCCCGCCAACAGAGGGGCAAAAACGACATACTTTTTTTCAGAAACATAACCTTTCAACTTATTAAAGATTAGGGTAACATAAGCTATCCCTAAAATCGTGAGGGCCCCGTTTAGTGCCATTATGATATGGTATTCAATCATCTCATCCACCAAACCTTTTCTCCCATTGTAAGGAACAGGAATAATATTGCTGCGAAATATAGGAACGCACTGACAACCTCAAATCCAATCAAAAACGTTGTGATGCTTAAGAGGGCAAATATGCTAGAAAAAAGCAGGGTATCCCTTATCTCCTCTCCGAGAAGAGATGCATTCTCCCTGAGGTTTAAAGGCAGGATAAGGAGAACCAACAGTGTGCCCACATGGAAGTATTCTAGATCACGGGATATAAAAACGATAAGCAGTGTAAGGGCAACAATCAAGAGGAAGTACTCGTAGCGAATTCTCCTGGCAGTGTTGACTGAGATGAACCTCTCCATAATCAATAGAATCCCTAGAATTCCAAAAAACTCTATCATATCTAAGCTGATCCCAAAGGCAATTTCTCCAATACCTGCTCCAATGAAAAACAGACCAAGTAAGAGTGCGTAGGGCTGATGGTATAAGATGGGGTTCTTTTTTGTGGAAAAGCCGGTTATTATGAGAAGGCCAAGCAAAATATCAGGCAGGTTTGAAAGTAGAGCGCACTCCACTAAATCCACCTCCTCAATGTTTCGTATGTTCTAAGTGTAGAATATACCCACATAAGTAAACTTGTGAAATAAATCAAGAGAACCCCATAATGGATGCACGTTTGGGGGTTTTTGAAGGAATAATAGCGGAGCCATGCATGGAGGATAAGAAGCCAAGATGCAACCCTCGTGAGGTTTTTGTTAAAGCGTGTGCAAGTTGGCAAAGAGGAAATCAATTTCATGAGAAAAACAAGAGAAATGAGAATAAAACTGGCTAATGCTCCTACAATTTTCCCCAAAGCAGGAAGTGGAAGAAAATAATAAATAAGGAGCGACAGCAGGAGAACAGAGAGCTGCGCTTTAAATTCCTTATCAATTTCAAAATGCCTTATTGCAAAAAAAGGCAGGAGTATAAGGAGGGATCCGGTGAAAGGTAAGAGAATGATAAAGAGGGCAGTACTGGGCGAGGAAAAGATAACTCTAGTTGCCCTTAGAACGATCATTCCTCCGGCAATCATAAATCCACCAATTAATTGAAGGACTTCAAAGAGTTTACCCTTCTTGATGTACAAGTTAAGCTCATGGAATATCAAAATAGCAAAAGAAACTCCAAGTAAGATCGTGAATTCAATAATAGGACTCAACAGCGTGTATTCATCCAAGGGGCTCACCTATGATAATTTCCTTGTTCAGTTCGAGCTTGTAAAAGCCCGTAACTCCTTTAGGAGACTTCTTAATCCTTATTCCCCTCGTTATTTTAAATCCATCAACAACCTCGACTATATCTATAACATGCGTTGCAGACTCCTCAAAAATAGCCAGGGTCTTCTCATCAAGCAGCCTCTTATCTACCATCGACATTAAGACAAAGCCACGTTCCAGAGCTATGTTGGCCAATTCAGAGAAGAAACGGTGGACTGTCTCAGGAGGATGGAAAACGAGAAGGGGCTGAAGGAAGAATATGCCAATTAAGTGATCCTTTGGTATCTCTCTCATTGCATGACTTACCTTGAAGAGCTCCTGTGGAGCAAAATCTTCTCCTAGGGTAAAGAAAATAACCCCCTCAATCCCCTCTATCTTCTCAAGTCTCTTTTTAAGGCGAGGGGTTACAAAGACAACAGCCTTTTCTTTATTCTCTCTTAGAACAGCTAAAACTATTTCTATCCCCAGCTCTCCGATGGTTGATATTAAAATCGTGCTTCCCGGTTCAACTTCTCCGAGGAGCTCATCAAGCTTAGGGACGCCAAGTTTCATATTCAGACCCCGTGAAACAGAACTTCTTGGTGGTAAACTTCAATGCCCTTGTCAGTTATCTTATAAGGCCTAATCTCCTCATCAAAGGTACTCCCTCTGAACTTCGTTATCTTAATGCCTCTAAGGGTCTTTCCACGCTCTTCGATTGATCTCAGCTCTATAACCCCGCTCACAAGATACTCCTCAATATCACTATCTCTAAGCTCTGAAGTAAGGATAATTGTAGCCTTATACTTGGATATCGTCTTCAGAAAAGCCATAAAAGTTCTTCTGTACTCAAGCTCATCTATAATCGTAAGCCTGATCATTGTTAAAGGATCTATAACTATTCTTGAGTAATTTTCAGCATTGAGTTCTTCGCTTATTGCCCTTGTAAGCTTTTCAAAGCTGGTTGCAAATTCTTCATAAAGGACGTCGGCAAAGATAGTCTTCTTTTCTCCTACGGGTGTTGCATCCACGAGCTTTATATTGGGGTGATCCAGATCAAAGCCAAATTTGCTCATGTCCTCTTTGAGGGTTGAAATGGGCTCTTCAAAAGTAATATACAGACATTTTTCTCCTTTTTTAGTCCCTTCCATCAAAAACTGCATTGCCAACGTAGTTTTACCAGCTCCAGGTCCTCCTTTTATAAGATACGCCCTCCCGGGGATGAGGCCACCGTTGAGCATTTTATCGAGGCCTTCAACCCCTGTAGAAATTCTCTTCATGTTACTCACCACTGTGAGTTAATCTACTCTCAACTTAATAAACCTTTTTAATTGTACAAGATGTTTTAATTGTATAAGGCCCTGCTTCAAAACCCCACACTATAAGTAACAAGAAAAGTAGAAAAACACCAAAGAAATCATAAAGAGGATCACTCAAGCTGAACCTCGTTCTCCCAGAGGCCGTGGATGTTACAGTAACTCAAAGCATAGAGCTTGCCCTTCTTCTTGGTCTTGAGTACAAAGTAAGCTATGGGCTCTGTGTACACATCACTCGTGTTTGGGCCGTTTACAGACTCTCCATGGGCTGTAAACTCAGCCCTTCCAACATGGTAAACAAAGTTCTCGCCCTCTGGTAAGAAGTAAAGCTCTATGTATCTGATGTGGTGCTCGGTGGTGTTTGGATGCGGGATTTCTTTACCAACTTGCACCTTAACTTTAACAAGCTCTCCTTCTCTTTCGTACTCTATAACGGGGACGTGCTTTTCTCCTTTCCAGTCCCCACTCCTTATGGTTTCACCAATCATCCCGACCACCTCAATCCTCTATCTTTTCAAACATGTCTTTTGGAGCTCCACAGAGCGGGCATACCCAATCATCCGGGATGTCCTCAAACTTTGTTCCTGGGGCAACTCCACTATCCGGATCCCCTGCTTCCTCATCGTATATGTATCCACAAACTATGCACTTCCACTTCGCCATGTTTCCACCACCCTAATATTATTAGATTAACCTTATAAAGTTTGCGCTCCGAACTAAATGGAGCAAAAAACGAAAGAGTTACTCAAACACTACGAACTTGTCCCTTGAAGTGCCACAGACTGGGCAGTACTCTGGAGCCTCGTCAACTGCTGTGTAGCCGCAAACTGGGCAGATGTAGACCTTCTTTATCTCTATGTCCTTCTTCTGCTCTGCAAGTTCTTTTGCCTTTTTATAAAGCTCTGCATGGATTTTTTCGGCCTCCAAGGCATAGTGAGTGCTCCTAACGGCTTCTTTCTCTCCTTGGAACTCTGCCACTTTATTGAAAACAGGGTACATTTCTTCAACTTCATAGGTCTCGCCATCAATAGCAACTTGAAGATTGCTTGGGGTGTCCTTAACGTTGCCTAAAGCTTCATAGTGATTTTTTGCATGAACGAGCTCTGCATAGGCTATAGCTCTAAAAAGCTTCGCTATGTTTGGAAATCCTTCCTTCTCAGCCACATCCGCAAAAATCATGTACCTCATGTGGGCCATGCTTTCCCCAGCGTATGCTTCCTCAAGAAACTTCTTGGTCATTTTTCTTTCAACCACCATACCCATCACCTCAAAACGGCATTATTAATTTCGATAGAGAAATATAAAAGGTTTTCTCTCCGAAATTTATAAGATAGGGAAAGAACATCACAGTTCATCTATGCTAACTCCAGCTTTTATCTTCCTCTCCAGCATCATTGCCTTCCTTATGTCCTCCATAACAACCGCTCCGACTATCTTGCCTCCTTCAAGGAAAACTTTTGTCTTCTCATCCAGCCACTTTCCCTCTCCCCTTGTTTTTCCAATCAGGGCTATTGAGAAATTTCCAAATTTAAAAACTGTG
Protein-coding regions in this window:
- the sorA gene encoding superoxide reductase SorA, with the translated sequence MIGETIRSGDWKGEKHVPVIEYEREGELVKVKVQVGKEIPHPNTTEHHIRYIELYFLPEGENFVYHVGRAEFTAHGESVNGPNTSDVYTEPIAYFVLKTKKKGKLYALSYCNIHGLWENEVQLE
- a CDS encoding rubrerythrin family protein, translated to MVVERKMTKKFLEEAYAGESMAHMRYMIFADVAEKEGFPNIAKLFRAIAYAELVHAKNHYEALGNVKDTPSNLQVAIDGETYEVEEMYPVFNKVAEFQGEKEAVRSTHYALEAEKIHAELYKKAKELAEQKKDIEIKKVYICPVCGYTAVDEAPEYCPVCGTSRDKFVVFE
- a CDS encoding ferritin family protein — encoded protein: MVEIDMGIPLEKVNEFSLKELLGMAIKAEIGAREFYKSMAANVDIETLRKKLEFLAGEEEKHEEFLRKLYAQSFPGEEIVFPKEHVGPELKPVAEKIKNVQDMLELIRWAMEAERIAKEFYSKLEEMTDDNAKKGLLRYLASMENTHYFILKTEYELLLDWEMYSQMMHVGP
- the rd gene encoding rubredoxin, giving the protein MAKWKCIVCGYIYDEEAGDPDSGVAPGTKFEDIPDDWVCPLCGAPKDMFEKIED
- a CDS encoding RAD55 family ATPase; this translates as MKRISTGVEGLDKMLNGGLIPGRAYLIKGGPGAGKTTLAMQFLMEGTKKGEKCLYITFEEPISTLKEDMSKFGFDLDHPNIKLVDATPVGEKKTIFADVLYEEFATSFEKLTRAISEELNAENYSRIVIDPLTMIRLTIIDELEYRRTFMAFLKTISKYKATIILTSELRDSDIEEYLVSGVIELRSIEERGKTLRGIKITKFRGSTFDEEIRPYKITDKGIEVYHQEVLFHGV